In one Chitinophaga sancti genomic region, the following are encoded:
- a CDS encoding anti-sigma factor family protein encodes MDDFMKDAYNDLFTTTQCPSQQELLDYVQGKLSPEKQHDVELHLSDCEMCSEAVEGLTAFEKKEIIPVYLRQMKWQMLRKLKNRKQKKDQIAMHTQLAIICIVILFILLAAFWTYHFVTHPAK; translated from the coding sequence ATGGACGATTTTATGAAAGATGCATATAATGATTTGTTCACGACAACACAGTGTCCGAGCCAGCAGGAGCTGTTGGATTATGTGCAGGGGAAGTTGTCGCCGGAGAAGCAGCATGATGTGGAATTGCATTTGTCAGATTGTGAAATGTGCAGTGAAGCGGTAGAGGGATTAACTGCGTTTGAGAAGAAGGAGATCATTCCGGTGTATCTGCGACAGATGAAGTGGCAGATGTTACGCAAGTTAAAAAACAGGAAACAAAAGAAAGATCAGATAGCGATGCATACACAGTTGGCGATTATCTGTATCGTGATACTATTTATATTATTAGCTGCATTCTGGACGTATCACTTTGTGACACATCCTGCAAAATAA
- a CDS encoding RNA polymerase sigma factor, with the protein MNIKNSQELTDEELLQRYKSDDNSHWVGILFDRYALLLLGMCMKYLKNEEDARDSVQQIFLKVLADINKHQVQFFRAWIYMVTKNHCLMQLRQRNQLRQEEVSEKHLNDPAPPEEKTTLAEKEVLLNNMEQALELLNEEQRSCVKLFYLEKCSYQEITDQTGYTMLQVKSYIQNGKRNLKLLLSKQGKQ; encoded by the coding sequence GTGAATATCAAGAATAGCCAGGAATTAACAGACGAAGAACTGCTGCAACGGTACAAATCCGATGACAACAGCCACTGGGTAGGCATCCTGTTCGACAGGTACGCCCTGCTACTACTCGGTATGTGCATGAAATACCTTAAAAATGAGGAAGATGCCAGGGACAGTGTTCAACAGATCTTTTTAAAAGTATTGGCAGATATCAACAAGCACCAGGTGCAGTTTTTCAGGGCATGGATCTACATGGTTACCAAAAACCATTGTCTCATGCAACTCAGACAACGCAACCAGTTAAGACAGGAAGAAGTAAGCGAAAAGCACCTGAATGATCCTGCCCCTCCCGAAGAAAAAACTACCTTAGCAGAGAAAGAAGTCCTCCTTAATAATATGGAACAGGCACTGGAGCTGTTGAATGAGGAGCAACGCAGCTGTGTAAAATTGTTCTATCTTGAGAAGTGCTCCTATCAGGAAATCACGGACCAAACCGGCTATACGATGTTGCAGGTAAAGAGCTATATCCAAAACGGAAAACGAAATTTGAAGTTGTTATTAAGCAAACAAGGAAAGCAATAA
- a CDS encoding tetratricopeptide repeat protein has protein sequence MSSNLENNDKILKIFSTVRCMSRDQLPRYLDGRLTDLEKHLLEQHLVDCDLCFDALQTLSQAKYREQYQPLSVSISQYIRNSIRKVSTTQKVERYQRLEQKKESFLIYFWVVAAVALGAGGVYLIQQQNKLKALNPSQPIAAADKILTPIPTSQSQPATVSQTETAAAPVPSTAVIAASQLADTLHRRPAPAEVKVVPIVKKDTIQAASATPKPAPLKDSAKKTTPAAEQKEEKSTLQPAKETPAPVAEKVEKKETPPPPKKEKKKDDDDDKKGEVQPSGTDEFLYKAAMVYHQQGDLNEAISRYKHLTDSKSKYGELSRYQLAVCYRSKGQTGKARRMFKEVVRMNGPMKEKAQSALDSL, from the coding sequence ATGAGCAGTAACTTGGAAAATAACGATAAGATACTCAAGATCTTCAGCACGGTTCGGTGTATGAGCAGGGACCAGTTGCCCCGTTATTTAGACGGACGGCTCACTGACCTGGAAAAGCATTTGCTGGAACAGCACCTGGTGGATTGTGATCTTTGCTTTGATGCGCTGCAAACGCTGTCACAGGCAAAGTACAGGGAACAATATCAGCCCCTGTCAGTGAGTATCTCTCAGTATATCCGTAACAGTATCCGTAAGGTATCGACTACGCAAAAGGTAGAACGGTATCAGCGTCTGGAACAGAAGAAAGAAAGTTTCCTCATCTATTTCTGGGTAGTGGCAGCCGTAGCATTAGGGGCTGGTGGCGTTTACCTGATACAACAGCAGAATAAGCTGAAGGCATTGAATCCGTCACAGCCTATTGCAGCTGCAGATAAGATATTGACCCCCATTCCAACAAGTCAAAGTCAGCCGGCAACAGTTTCACAAACGGAGACTGCCGCGGCGCCAGTACCTTCAACAGCAGTCATTGCAGCCAGCCAGCTGGCAGATACCTTGCATCGCAGACCCGCTCCGGCTGAAGTAAAGGTCGTACCTATCGTGAAGAAAGATACCATCCAAGCAGCATCAGCTACGCCTAAACCGGCACCGTTAAAAGATTCTGCCAAGAAAACAACGCCTGCTGCAGAGCAGAAAGAGGAGAAATCAACCTTGCAGCCGGCAAAAGAAACACCCGCCCCGGTAGCGGAAAAAGTAGAAAAAAAAGAAACGCCTCCCCCACCTAAAAAGGAGAAGAAAAAAGACGATGATGATGATAAAAAAGGGGAAGTACAACCTAGCGGTACAGATGAATTCCTGTACAAGGCAGCAATGGTATACCACCAGCAGGGCGATTTAAATGAGGCTATTTCAAGGTATAAGCACCTGACAGATAGTAAATCCAAATATGGAGAGCTATCCCGTTATCAGCTGGCCGTGTGCTATCGTAGTAAGGGGCAGACAGGTAAAGCGCGGAGAATGTTTAAAGAGGTGGTGCGGATGAACGGACCGATGAAAGAGAAGGCACAGTCTGCATTGGATAGTTTGTAA
- a CDS encoding RNA polymerase sigma factor — protein MLQQLTNLSDKDLISRARKLKDQEAEGVLLERYSHLMVAICLPYLNTAPETAADDVFPALLQRLSNSLKTQTIHKVNEWIHYNVKAIQDKSDRNLPFFSTSESREIQQVENRIEHAAMNQKEQQQLIAQMNVVISQLPGEEKYFLTKFYLEQQPLAQLAGSKNYSIDKTRQILKNAKQHMASILMKQTDEQ, from the coding sequence ATGCTACAGCAGTTAACTAATTTGTCGGACAAAGACTTAATATCCCGGGCGAGAAAGTTGAAAGACCAGGAAGCCGAAGGTGTTCTTTTGGAAAGGTATAGTCACCTCATGGTGGCTATATGTCTACCCTACTTAAATACCGCCCCGGAAACGGCGGCGGATGATGTGTTTCCGGCACTACTACAGCGCCTGAGCAATTCTTTAAAGACCCAAACCATTCACAAGGTGAATGAGTGGATCCATTACAATGTAAAAGCCATTCAGGATAAGTCTGACAGGAACCTACCCTTCTTCTCTACTTCTGAATCCAGAGAAATCCAGCAAGTCGAAAACAGGATTGAGCATGCTGCTATGAACCAAAAGGAACAGCAGCAACTCATTGCGCAGATGAATGTGGTGATCAGCCAGTTACCCGGAGAAGAAAAATACTTCCTGACCAAATTTTATCTGGAACAACAGCCACTGGCTCAACTAGCCGGGAGTAAGAATTATTCTATTGATAAAACCAGGCAGATCCTGAAAAATGCGAAACAGCATATGGCTTCAATACTGATGAAACAAACCGATGAGCAGTAA
- a CDS encoding C40 family peptidase, with protein MPYAITVVPVMPLRAEPAHRSEMISQALWGECVTITVTGQDGWVKVKCQFDDYEGWATINHLEIIDEELFNAPYTHYTAKWVNTIKQNGQPVQVPLGCLVKATEEAITVWGKYQVQFEENLQVPLLDEKGLRERAFQFLNTAYLWGGKSVYGVDCSGFTQTVFKTLGISLMRDAYQQATQGTIVDFLQEVKLGDLAFFDNEAGRITHVGILLNDQEIIHSSGKVRVDPIDNQGIINAQTGVRTHNLRIIKRYF; from the coding sequence ATGCCATATGCAATAACGGTGGTGCCTGTCATGCCTTTAAGGGCAGAACCTGCCCATAGAAGTGAAATGATCTCCCAGGCCTTGTGGGGAGAGTGCGTAACTATCACAGTGACAGGACAGGATGGCTGGGTGAAGGTGAAATGTCAGTTTGATGACTATGAGGGTTGGGCTACTATTAATCACCTGGAAATCATTGACGAAGAATTGTTTAATGCACCATATACTCATTATACTGCCAAATGGGTGAATACTATCAAACAGAACGGACAGCCAGTGCAGGTTCCTTTAGGCTGCCTTGTGAAAGCCACGGAAGAGGCCATTACAGTTTGGGGAAAGTACCAGGTACAGTTTGAGGAAAACCTGCAGGTGCCATTGCTGGATGAAAAGGGTTTGCGGGAAAGGGCATTTCAGTTCCTGAATACAGCGTATTTGTGGGGAGGGAAATCTGTATACGGTGTAGATTGTTCCGGCTTTACGCAGACGGTATTTAAGACCCTGGGTATTTCATTGATGAGGGATGCTTACCAGCAGGCAACACAGGGAACAATCGTTGATTTCTTGCAGGAGGTGAAACTGGGGGACCTGGCATTTTTTGACAATGAGGCAGGGAGGATTACGCACGTAGGGATCCTGCTGAACGACCAGGAGATCATACATTCCTCTGGTAAGGTACGGGTGGATCCGATAGATAACCAGGGAATTATTAATGCGCAGACCGGGGTGAGGACACACAATCTGAGAATTATAAAACGATATTTTTAA
- a CDS encoding inorganic diphosphatase: MTSNNPWHQVSTGSESPKVVNAIIEIPKGCRAKYELDKETGLLKLDRVLYSSVYYPANYGFIPQTYCDDHDPLDILILSQVDVVPMCIMEAKVIGVMQMIDGGEADDKIIAVAANDMSVNYINDITELPPHFTAEMRHFFEEYKRLEHKEVKVAEFQNKEVAERIILESIEGYKKKFNK, encoded by the coding sequence ATGACGTCGAACAATCCCTGGCATCAAGTCAGCACAGGATCTGAATCACCCAAAGTCGTAAATGCGATTATTGAAATACCCAAAGGCTGCCGCGCTAAATACGAGCTGGACAAGGAAACTGGTCTGCTCAAATTGGACAGAGTGCTGTATTCTTCCGTATACTACCCTGCAAACTATGGCTTTATTCCTCAGACATACTGCGATGACCATGATCCACTGGATATCCTCATCCTGTCACAGGTGGATGTAGTGCCCATGTGTATTATGGAAGCAAAGGTGATCGGTGTAATGCAGATGATCGATGGTGGAGAGGCTGATGACAAGATCATCGCTGTAGCTGCAAATGATATGAGCGTAAACTATATTAACGATATTACCGAGTTACCGCCTCATTTCACTGCTGAAATGCGTCACTTCTTCGAAGAATATAAGAGACTTGAGCACAAAGAGGTGAAAGTAGCTGAATTCCAGAATAAAGAAGTTGCTGAAAGGATCATTCTTGAGAGCATTGAAGGCTACAAGAAAAAGTTCAATAAATAA
- a CDS encoding DUF4878 domain-containing protein produces the protein MNNCMTKYLRFFVLVLISGVVLSGCKKQASPQEVALNFMHAIQESNFDLARDYSTKESQQVIQLYSFFDARRNESERAKIKKAGIEVVNAEENGDKATVTVLNSSSKQQERLQLVKENGQWKISLSLESIIPNYMPPATPIMDSASVMQQDTLSIPSPDQN, from the coding sequence ATGAACAATTGCATGACCAAATACCTGCGCTTTTTTGTCCTGGTTTTAATATCCGGTGTTGTACTGAGCGGCTGCAAAAAACAGGCTTCCCCACAGGAGGTAGCGCTTAATTTTATGCATGCCATTCAGGAATCTAATTTCGACCTCGCCAGAGACTATTCGACGAAGGAATCGCAGCAGGTGATCCAGTTGTATTCATTTTTTGATGCCCGCCGCAATGAATCCGAAAGAGCTAAAATCAAGAAGGCAGGCATTGAAGTGGTAAATGCGGAAGAAAATGGAGATAAAGCGACCGTAACAGTGTTGAACTCCAGCTCTAAACAGCAGGAGAGACTGCAACTGGTGAAGGAGAATGGTCAATGGAAAATTTCGCTGTCTTTAGAAAGTATTATTCCTAATTATATGCCTCCGGCTACACCTATTATGGATTCTGCCAGCGTTATGCAGCAGGATACCCTTAGTATACCGTCTCCGGACCAAAATTAG
- a CDS encoding PhoH family protein codes for MTESIINLDSINPIEFFGVNNGKLDLLKKKFPLLKILSRGTQLKISGAPEEVATAQEKITQIITYLERNGNLSENYFEQILGDEEAVDNFKDRNSNEILVFGPNGRNVRARTANQKKMVAMAEKNDIIFAIGPAGTGKTYTAVALAVRALKNKAVRKIILTRPAVEAGENLGFLPGDLKEKIDPYLRPLYDALDDMIPADKLSYYMTNRVIEIAPLAYMRGRTLDNSFIILDEAQNATDLQMKMFLTRIGPNAKAIITGDMTQIDLPKNQQSGLAKASRILRNVDGIGYLELDEEDVVRHRLVKAIIRAYDAAKEKEEHHQHQNQHYRNRDRDKEKEERRDN; via the coding sequence TTGACAGAATCAATCATCAACTTAGACAGCATTAACCCTATCGAGTTTTTTGGTGTCAACAATGGAAAGCTCGACCTGCTGAAGAAAAAATTTCCGCTGCTAAAGATTCTCTCCCGGGGTACTCAACTTAAAATATCCGGTGCACCGGAAGAAGTAGCTACAGCACAGGAAAAAATTACACAGATCATCACTTACCTGGAACGCAATGGTAACCTGAGTGAAAATTACTTTGAACAAATTTTGGGAGACGAAGAGGCTGTAGATAATTTCAAGGATCGCAATTCAAACGAAATTCTCGTCTTTGGCCCTAATGGCCGCAATGTAAGAGCAAGAACGGCCAACCAGAAAAAGATGGTAGCCATGGCCGAAAAGAATGACATCATTTTCGCCATCGGCCCTGCAGGTACCGGTAAAACCTATACTGCTGTGGCACTTGCTGTACGCGCACTGAAAAATAAAGCTGTCAGGAAAATCATCCTTACCCGTCCTGCCGTAGAAGCTGGTGAAAACCTTGGCTTCCTCCCGGGTGATCTCAAAGAAAAGATTGATCCATACCTGCGTCCACTCTACGATGCACTGGACGATATGATCCCGGCAGATAAACTGAGCTATTACATGACCAACCGCGTCATCGAAATTGCTCCGCTGGCATACATGCGTGGCCGTACCCTGGACAACTCTTTTATCATCCTGGATGAGGCACAGAACGCCACCGACCTCCAGATGAAAATGTTCCTGACCCGTATCGGTCCAAATGCAAAGGCCATCATCACCGGTGATATGACCCAGATCGATCTGCCCAAAAATCAGCAGTCAGGCCTGGCAAAAGCAAGCCGCATCCTCCGCAATGTAGATGGTATCGGGTACCTGGAACTGGATGAGGAAGATGTAGTAAGACACCGCCTGGTAAAAGCCATCATACGTGCATATGATGCCGCAAAAGAAAAAGAAGAACACCACCAGCATCAAAATCAGCACTACCGGAACAGGGATAGAGACAAAGAAAAAGAGGAGCGCAGAGATAATTAA
- a CDS encoding sensor histidine kinase: protein MNDAIINKALASFVPALLLDLNGNLLSANDRARGLVQLPGGDPGKAHYDHLIGERTGIYWGALLASFQNGLKACVEFAGPGGQWTVWQLLSQDEYFVLLGQETARPDKLFNHLPLGIQQFSVDGFPLKSNALQKEIWGPHHPIFIQPGYNILRDPVYRQIGLSQMFEEVLDKGRPVKKEILLRYQEYSVGDAIRLSPCFYEATVFPAFNPQRQISDLFLLLKECTAQKLHLMGLEKSARLLESVVEHLPIGYVQFDHHGFLRRINQTHREFLKVRPGFNEDSYNILSDPFARMYGFNEMFMTVVTENKMMRKEIEVDFGQETHFTALSLVRWMDYTLFPLQDPVDKKTIVVALINDITDTKLEHYMRTELQRNTEQLHLFFDAVDMGYATLERDGRVNFMNRKAAQMAGVEIQPGCNIFDIIPEFRTPSPFLDRLAQAMNSTVSKSFSSYFYGMDKWYDFLVTPMRDNTVSVFIRDITGSRKLQKELRRANSQLSKLNRNLLNQNQQLEDFAHITSHNLRAPIANLKALMQLHNHSEEEKEKTEYLGMLESVINKTDETLNDLVNVVQIRKETDIRQEQLLIEGRLQYVSHVLLLEINKSGLQITTDLQEAPSIRFPRIYLDSILQNLITNAIRYRMPERVPTLHFSSWKEKGLITLTAEDNGMGIDMNRFGSKLFGFRKTFHKNSDAKGIGLFITKTQVEAMGGSISAESVPGRGTKFIITFKTE from the coding sequence ATGAATGATGCCATTATAAACAAGGCACTCGCTTCGTTTGTACCGGCACTGTTACTAGACCTTAATGGAAACCTGTTATCGGCCAATGATCGGGCCAGGGGACTTGTGCAGTTACCGGGGGGAGATCCAGGAAAAGCCCACTATGATCACCTAATCGGGGAAAGAACCGGCATATATTGGGGAGCACTATTAGCAAGCTTTCAGAACGGACTAAAAGCCTGCGTTGAATTTGCAGGACCGGGTGGACAATGGACAGTATGGCAACTGCTGTCTCAGGACGAATATTTTGTATTACTGGGGCAGGAAACCGCCCGGCCAGATAAACTATTTAATCACCTTCCACTGGGCATTCAACAGTTTTCCGTGGATGGATTCCCGCTTAAAAGCAACGCCTTACAAAAAGAGATCTGGGGGCCTCATCACCCTATTTTTATCCAACCGGGGTATAACATCCTGCGGGATCCTGTTTACCGCCAGATAGGGCTAAGTCAAATGTTTGAAGAGGTCCTCGACAAAGGCCGGCCTGTTAAAAAAGAGATCCTACTCCGCTACCAGGAATATTCGGTGGGTGATGCGATCCGCTTATCCCCCTGTTTTTATGAGGCCACTGTTTTTCCGGCCTTCAACCCGCAAAGACAGATTTCTGACCTCTTCCTTTTATTGAAGGAATGTACTGCCCAAAAGCTGCACCTGATGGGGCTGGAAAAGAGTGCCCGCCTGCTGGAAAGCGTAGTGGAGCATCTGCCTATCGGTTATGTGCAGTTTGATCACCATGGATTTTTGCGTCGTATCAATCAAACGCATCGGGAGTTTTTGAAAGTACGCCCCGGCTTCAATGAAGACAGTTATAACATCCTGAGCGATCCATTTGCCCGGATGTATGGTTTCAATGAGATGTTCATGACGGTGGTGACAGAGAACAAAATGATGCGGAAAGAAATCGAGGTAGACTTTGGCCAGGAGACTCACTTTACAGCGCTTTCGCTGGTTCGCTGGATGGATTATACCCTGTTTCCGCTCCAGGACCCGGTAGATAAGAAAACGATCGTGGTGGCACTGATCAACGATATTACCGATACTAAGCTGGAGCATTATATGCGAACCGAGCTACAGCGGAATACAGAGCAGCTACACCTTTTCTTCGATGCGGTAGATATGGGATACGCCACCCTGGAAAGGGATGGCCGGGTAAATTTCATGAACCGGAAGGCAGCGCAAATGGCAGGTGTGGAAATTCAGCCAGGGTGTAATATCTTTGACATTATCCCTGAGTTTAGAACGCCGTCTCCATTTTTGGACAGACTGGCGCAGGCTATGAACAGTACTGTATCCAAATCCTTCAGCAGCTATTTCTACGGAATGGATAAGTGGTACGATTTCCTGGTCACACCTATGCGTGACAACACGGTATCTGTCTTTATCCGGGATATTACCGGAAGCCGTAAACTGCAAAAAGAATTACGCAGGGCTAATAGTCAGCTGAGTAAGCTGAACCGGAATTTATTGAACCAAAACCAGCAGCTGGAAGACTTTGCGCACATCACTTCCCATAATCTACGGGCACCGATTGCCAATCTGAAAGCACTGATGCAACTGCACAACCATTCCGAGGAAGAAAAAGAGAAAACCGAATACCTGGGTATGCTCGAATCTGTGATCAATAAAACCGATGAAACTCTTAATGACCTGGTAAACGTGGTGCAGATACGAAAAGAGACAGATATACGGCAGGAACAGCTTTTGATCGAAGGCAGGCTGCAATATGTATCGCATGTGCTGCTGCTGGAAATCAACAAGAGCGGCCTTCAGATCACCACAGACTTGCAGGAAGCACCATCGATACGGTTTCCGAGGATCTACCTTGACAGCATCCTGCAAAACCTGATCACCAATGCCATCCGTTACCGGATGCCTGAAAGGGTGCCTACCCTCCACTTCAGCAGCTGGAAAGAAAAAGGTTTGATCACACTGACTGCCGAAGACAATGGGATGGGGATCGATATGAATCGCTTTGGTAGCAAGCTGTTTGGGTTCAGGAAAACATTTCATAAAAATTCTGACGCTAAGGGAATCGGCTTATTTATTACGAAGACCCAGGTAGAAGCAATGGGAGGAAGTATAAGTGCAGAGAGTGTACCTGGCCGGGGTACCAAATTTATTATTACCTTTAAAACCGAATAA
- a CDS encoding response regulator has translation MQLLNMIFIVDDDPIHQQIANLMIKRQGIGEKVKAFSEAQDALNYLREYIYEPDLLPDLILLDLNMPVMDGWDFLNDYAGFYEQLPKKIGIFVLTSSIDDSDRKKVDDYAFVKGYLTKPLSSEIINKLQGE, from the coding sequence ATGCAATTGCTCAATATGATCTTTATCGTTGATGATGACCCGATTCATCAGCAAATAGCAAATCTGATGATCAAACGACAAGGGATCGGGGAGAAAGTGAAGGCTTTTTCCGAAGCACAGGACGCGCTCAACTACCTGCGGGAGTACATTTATGAGCCGGACCTGCTGCCAGACCTGATTCTGCTGGATCTGAACATGCCCGTAATGGACGGATGGGATTTCCTGAATGACTATGCCGGATTTTATGAGCAACTACCTAAAAAGATTGGCATCTTCGTACTCACTTCTTCTATCGATGATAGCGACAGAAAGAAAGTAGATGATTATGCTTTTGTAAAAGGGTACCTCACGAAGCCTTTGTCAAGCGAGATCATTAATAAACTCCAGGGTGAGTAA
- the rpe gene encoding ribulose-phosphate 3-epimerase, which produces MKKKTTLIAPSLLASNFLELGKEVDMLNNSEADWLHLDVMDGRFVPNISFGLPVISHIKKAARKICDVHLMIEEPERYAEDFKKAGADILTVHYEACTHLHRNIQQIKNLGMQAGVALNPHTPVHLLENVIKDVDLVLIMSVNPGFGGQHFISQSLIKIKQLRALIEEHQAHALIEVDGGITTDNAAEIIAAGADVLVAGSSVFNAPDPAAAIKALKLA; this is translated from the coding sequence TTGAAAAAGAAGACCACCCTTATTGCCCCCTCCCTCCTCGCCTCCAATTTCCTGGAGCTCGGCAAGGAAGTAGATATGCTGAATAACAGTGAGGCAGATTGGTTGCACCTGGATGTAATGGACGGACGTTTTGTGCCTAATATCAGTTTTGGACTACCCGTCATTTCCCATATTAAAAAAGCAGCCCGCAAGATCTGTGATGTGCACCTGATGATAGAAGAACCGGAGAGGTATGCGGAAGATTTTAAAAAAGCCGGTGCCGACATTCTCACCGTACACTACGAAGCCTGTACGCACCTGCATCGCAATATACAGCAGATCAAAAACCTCGGTATGCAGGCGGGCGTGGCACTGAACCCGCACACCCCCGTACACCTGCTGGAAAATGTAATTAAGGATGTAGACCTGGTACTCATCATGAGTGTGAACCCCGGCTTCGGTGGTCAGCACTTCATCAGCCAGTCACTCATTAAAATAAAGCAGCTACGCGCCCTGATAGAAGAACATCAGGCACATGCACTAATTGAAGTAGATGGAGGAATTACCACGGACAACGCTGCGGAAATAATAGCGGCCGGAGCTGATGTATTGGTAGCTGGCAGTTCAGTATTCAATGCGCCTGATCCTGCGGCAGCCATTAAAGCACTCAAGTTAGCATAA
- a CDS encoding tetratricopeptide repeat protein, whose amino-acid sequence MKHLALFALPILFACNSNSPEHTADAAADSALNAPMIQPLTDSLKKFPDNADLHFRRALLLFNTDPGLAQKDFEKAANLKPNVPDYWAGAGEAAILTGEYKQAVANFEKAQHLAPKYAYLQYRLATALIEDKQYKRADSLASRLANDPANHDKAYYLKAKIAEENKDTALAIQHLRTAIDQAGLQSDYDAVMELGDLLKQRHIPAALQYYQLAARMDSTNDDAIYSIGKFYEQENKPGDAITAFKNAINIDPEDGDNYFALGNIYYKQQEWQSAFNYFNMACKSGPTDGEAYYYRGRCNEKLGRKQAAIDDYSKAITFKKDYTAAKEALANIQK is encoded by the coding sequence ATGAAACACCTGGCCCTTTTTGCACTGCCAATCCTGTTTGCCTGCAACTCCAACTCTCCGGAGCATACAGCAGATGCAGCTGCCGATTCCGCGCTGAATGCGCCTATGATACAGCCTTTGACAGACTCTCTTAAAAAATTTCCTGACAATGCAGACCTGCATTTCAGAAGAGCACTTTTATTATTTAATACAGACCCCGGCCTGGCTCAGAAAGACTTTGAAAAAGCAGCGAACCTGAAGCCAAATGTGCCTGATTATTGGGCAGGCGCCGGCGAAGCCGCTATCTTAACAGGCGAATACAAACAGGCAGTAGCCAACTTCGAAAAAGCACAGCACCTGGCACCAAAGTATGCCTACCTGCAATACCGCCTCGCCACAGCCCTCATTGAAGATAAACAATACAAACGTGCAGACAGCCTTGCTTCCAGGCTGGCCAATGACCCTGCCAATCACGATAAAGCCTATTATCTCAAAGCTAAAATTGCCGAAGAGAATAAAGATACCGCTCTTGCCATCCAACACCTGAGAACCGCCATTGACCAGGCAGGCTTACAGAGTGACTACGACGCTGTCATGGAACTGGGCGACCTGCTGAAACAGCGTCATATACCTGCCGCTTTGCAGTACTACCAGCTGGCTGCCAGAATGGATTCTACGAACGATGATGCGATCTATTCCATCGGTAAATTCTATGAGCAGGAAAATAAACCCGGGGATGCGATCACAGCATTCAAAAATGCGATCAATATCGATCCGGAAGATGGTGACAACTATTTTGCATTAGGGAACATCTATTACAAACAACAGGAATGGCAGTCTGCCTTCAATTACTTTAATATGGCCTGTAAGTCTGGCCCGACTGACGGGGAAGCGTATTACTATCGTGGCAGGTGCAACGAAAAACTGGGCCGGAAACAGGCAGCTATAGACGATTATAGCAAGGCCATCACCTTCAAAAAGGATTATACAGCCGCCAAAGAGGCGCTGGCCAACATACAGAAATAA